In a genomic window of Drosophila takahashii strain IR98-3 E-12201 chromosome 3L, DtakHiC1v2, whole genome shotgun sequence:
- the LOC108056375 gene encoding uncharacterized protein — protein sequence MHSPRLWNIKRASVLLSVALLLYVFVFSSGYQKYQIEGIIKRSQPEKVWEYVADFNKMRLLNPTIINFKILADHGHAHDWRYTVEYTERLSHWPYWKNTATARYVVTKTMPGVSPVAYAIKSTHETCFFAGFYCLQSLSEFTFRNLNGDTYAQENIQYQCPPFLGSMCRRELEFQRQAVMHNLTIIFGKQRI from the exons ATGCATAGTCCCCGATTGTGGAATATAAAGCGGGCATCCGTCCTTCTCAGCGTCGCCCTCCTGCtctatgtttttgttttctccaGCGGCTATCAGAAGTACCAGATCGAGGGCATTATCAAGCGGAGCCAACCGGAAAAGGTTTGGGAGTATGTCGCCGATTTCAATAAGATGCGGCTACTGAACCCCACTAT CATCAATTTCAAGATCCTTGCCGATCACGGACACGCCCACGACTGGCGCTATACGGTGGAATATACAGAAAGACTCTCCCATTGGCCCTACTGGAAAAATACGGCCACTGCGAGATACGTGGTTACAAAGACAATGCCCGGAGTATCTCCCGTGGCCTATGCTATAAAGTCCACCCATGAGACCTGCTTCTTTGCCGGATTCTATTGCC TGCAATCACTTAGTGAATTCACATTTAGAAACTTGAATGGTGATACCTACGCCCAGGAAAATATACAGTATCAGTGTCCCCCTTTTTTGGGAAGTATGTGCCGGCGGGAGTTGGAGTTCCAGCGCCAGGCGGTAATGCATAACTTAACAATTATATTCGGAAAGCAGagaatataa
- the SuUR gene encoding protein suppressor of underreplication, with protein sequence MYHFVSEQTPELRLSAEALVTSHVTQYLKGFQLDAVRFLYDRLARREFCILNDESGLGKLATVAALLSALDPAKKTLIVIQNDEQLLAGWRFHLDTLTDLQVYTIQGVQDTTDSPHNVYLAKWSQLRSIGDLSRLNFDYVMVDNRGHSLNNSFCTSMLLKHFEGRVNMLISSVDITSDVKLLYNVLRLGGRLEHQYRSFQSFDRKFHLPDPKEVFSKRIDLEEYYKQRGFLSEYIKDFRLRRFRHQFDKSLPLVAPEQYKHNLNLWLASKNSQSTLSGSSEVCSTTASIDNNNQRIESVQPEETDKLSEHSGDDVVAMSPLVFESSDSDVEPITVEPAEDQNQILVLSSDDCEIVTPPNTPPNRTPSSNESPRMKSKRKFRKRQSPQKKADLTDSEEDDEVTEVAPKKITRAVTFTPKTRKLNVRLLRVSMDTLSTPPPSVNAPAFATPKTEPSARRKKQSKQPVSPMDTGRPATRGMQRLTRSAESKIHSKYLKRHTLDDVKRSTPKRNKAEGNQTPRTSKPRVKQEKKEKEPKAPENPAQETPKRKPGRPRKEQKKASKKPDPKPQPPTPQVLSGSSLSSEYMQCAQRIPDNLDALESPAFRVPFTPQQTPMLLTLPSTFNLLNDSEMVAIPLTKEQAETVVINSSHDESSPQDPSQSRRTKALKRKRKPETPVSSTFGGGLGLPPPPKRSANKSPDLFSISSDHSQIPLAQPRPSSPFEGFKIFGSEVKQFQQQHAKTNVAAPKKKRDRSCLDILEQMFEPREQQQAKKTSPKVLPTLPLTQKDDDEVSTITQRRRTLLEDDFFEITNNGQFGSRMRLNSSGEVSPIQQDQQSARPSQANKITNYLIGSGITQEKTQPTSGTRNSIVAALRKSPKSPKNGGKPTQATKLTRWFGSVFGGGASQTSSVESISAPSTPVAPSTSAAACKTRSARSGGAAGPTKRKRLELFK encoded by the exons ATGTATCACTTTGTATCCGAGCAAACTCCGGAGCTGCGGCTCTCGGCGGAGGCACTGGTCACGAGCCACGTGACGCAGTACCTCAAGGGCTTCCAGCTGGATGCAGTGCGCTTTCTCTACGATCGCCTGGCCAGGCGGGAATTCTGCATCCTGAACGATGAGAGTGGCCTGGGCAAACTGGCCACTGTGGCGGCCCTTCTCAGTGCCCTAGATCCCGCCAAGAAAACTCTCATAGTGATCCAGAACGATGAGCAACTGCTCGCCGGCTGGCGGTTCCACCTGGACACACTCACAGACCTGCAGGTGTACACCATTCAAGGGGTTCAAg ACACCACGGACTCCCCGCACAACGTTTACCTGGCGAAATGGAGCCAGTTGCGCAGCATTGGAGATCTCAGTCGCCTCAACTTCGACTACGTTATGGTGGACAATAGGGGGCACTCGCTGAACAACAGCTTCTGCACTTCCATGCTGCTCAAGCATTTCGAGGGACGGGTAAACATGCTTATCTCCAGTGTTGACATTACG TCTGACGTAAAGTTGCTCTACAATGTTTTGCGGTTGGGCGGTCGCCTGGAGCATCAGTACCGAAGCTTCCAGAGCTTCGACCGCAAGTTCCATTTGCCAGACCCAAAGGAGGTCTTTAGCAAGCGCATAGATCTCGAGGAATACTACAAGCAGCGGGGATTCCTCAGCGAGTATATCAA AGACTTCCGTCTGCGTCGTTTCCGCCATCAATTCGACAAGAGCCTGCCGCTGGTCGCTCCGGAGCAATACAAACACAATTTAAACCTCTGGCTGGCCTCGAAAAATAGCCAAAGCACACTTAGTGGCTCCTCGGAGGTGTGCTCCACGACTGCTTCCatagataataataatcagCGAATCGAGTCAGTGCAGCCGGAAGAAACAGACAAGCTATCCGAGCACAGCGGGGATGATGTTGTGGCTATGTCACCGCTGGTCTTTGAATCCTCCGACTCCGACGTTGAACCCATAACAGTGGAACCTGCCGAGGATCAGAATCAAATATTAGTGCTATCCAGCGATGATTGTGAGATCGTGACGCCTCCAAATACGCCGCCAAATCGAACGCCCTCCTCGAACGAATCGCCAAGAATGAAGTCGAAGCGAAAATTCAGAAAGCGACAGTCGCCACAGAAGAAAGCAGACCTCACCGATTCCGAGGAGGATGATGAAGTGACTGAAGTGGCTCCCAAAAAGATAACTCGCGCCGTAACTTTTACTCCCAAGACAAGGAAACTCAATGTGCGTTTGTTAAGGGTTTCCATGGATACTTTGAGCACACCACCGCCGTCTGTAAACGCCCCTGCGTTTGCCACGCCCAAAACAGAGCCCTCGGCCAGAAGGAAAAAACAGAGCAAGCAGCCTGTGAGTCCAATGGATACAGGTCGTCCGGCTACGCGAGGAATGCAGCGCTTAACACGCTCCGCTGAATCGAAAATACACAGCAAGTACTTAAAGCGCCACACACTGGACGATGTCAAGCGAAGCACTCCGAAAAGAAACAAGGCTGAGGGGAATCAAACGCCCAGGACTAGCAAACCCAGGGTGAAGCAGgaaaagaaggaaaaggaaCCGAAAGCACCGGAAAATCCTGCGCAGGAAACTCCCAAGCGAAAGCCAGGACGCCCGAGGAAAGAGCAAAAGAAGGCGAGCAAGAAACCGGATCCCAAACCCCAGCCACCGACGCCCCAAGTGCTCAGCGGCAGTTCCTTATCCTCGGAGTACATGCAGTGTGCTCAGCGAATACCCGACAATTTGGATGCCCTGGAGTCGCCCGCCTTTCGGGTGCCTTTCACCCCTCAGCAAACACCTATGCTTTTGACCTTGCCGTCTACTTTTAATTTGCTTAACGACTCGGAGATGGTGGCCATTCCGCTAACCAAGGAACAAGCTGAAACAGTGGTGATTAACAGCTCCCACGATGAGAGTTCGCCGCAGGATCCATCGCAGAGTCGTCGCACCAAGGCTTTGAAAAGGAAGCGCAAACCAGAGACGCCAGTTAGTTCCACTTTTGGCGGCGGCTTGGGATTGCCACCGCCGCCCAAGAGGAGTGCCAACAAGTCACCGGATTTGTTCAGCATCTCGTCGGATCACTCGCAGATTCCGCTGGCGCAGCCACGACCCTCCTCTCCCTTCGAAGGCTTCAAGATCTTCGGCTCCGAGGTGAAGCAgttccagcagcagcatgcCAAAACCAATGTTGCAGCGCCGAAGAAGAAGCGCGATCGATCTTGCTTGGATATCCTGGAGCAAATGTTCGAGCCgcgagagcagcagcaggctaAGAAAACCAGTCCCAAAGTCTTGCCTACTTTGCCACTGACTCAGAAAGATGATGACGAGGTGTCCACCATTACGCAGCGGAGGAGAACCTTGTTGGAGGACGACTTCTTTGAGATCACCAACAACGGACAGTTTGGCAGCCGAATGCGCTTGAATTCGTCTGGCGAGGTATCACCCATACAACAGGATCAACAGTCCGCCAGGCCGTCGCAGGCCAATAAAATCACCAATTACTTGATAGGTTCTGGAATTACGCAGGAAAAAACGCAACCCACAAGTGGAACTCGCAACTCCATCGTTGCTGCGCTGCGAAAGTCTCCCAAATCGCCTAAAAATGGCGGCAAACCCACTCAGGCCACCAAGCTTACACGCTGGTTTGGCTCTGTCTTCGGCGGAGGAGCCTCACAGACCAGCTCCGTGGAGTCGATTAGCGCCCCCAGTACACCAGTTGCTCCTTCCACGAGTGCAGCTGCCTGTAAGACGCGATCAGCGAGAAGTGGCGGAGCTGCAGGACCCACCAAAAGAAAGCGATTGGAACTGTTCAAGTAA
- the LOC108056376 gene encoding uncharacterized protein has translation MHFVQHPVIINNNNNVVDILHPENIEFDGPPAARKMIIGSFSMFVIFSYLQLLYILVAIYLALHHAHH, from the coding sequence ATGCATTTCGTTCAACATCCTGTCattatcaacaacaacaacaacgtggTGGACATACTGCATCCGGAAAATATAGAATTCGATGGGCCGCCAGCGGCGCGGAAGATGATAATTGGCTCGTTCTCGATGTTCGTGATCTTCTCGTACCTGCAGCTGCTCTACATCCTGGTGGCCATCTATCTGGCGCTGCACCACGCGCACCATTAG
- the LOC108056380 gene encoding uncharacterized protein encodes MAVAKKEKPEVKKKTPEKGKQQKNKAPPATPPPIAKQRTVVTPWRDTLEFRTTYNWLFGKTSTPANRRQALSKIRIWSLRRGNLCPAAVMATSVLVQAQLEDQEDQEGNSKIQNTYASAFTRFYNFMSSIMQGHSMSSMYETARELGLQSFIVDLRHLCAHGQELPPVQVLRSTSEHCLEWLRTYYWLPHKESMSNLDAGKLQRKDKLKFEKAVSNLLEIYDLTLECHIKGAEKLKAISKLKSSGEFNKIRVYSSSKKAKSSKEILSAVVNDLAALVKKESSSMKDLLDIYLSCLLKMEYFLAIGLQIDDNEDVLIAATQDLFRLLAVQGYIEKMFVALVQLTENENEAEQRRLGASYWASKMIESFGMLFRMKRMYKEELDLNDKLKPVDFASLNTDKLSKTMRSLLVHSNVDPSVTLVFGDNPKKSRSLVFEREFIMQRVAPFSKYSAPILKGLLPLADPPFSKSQVEDLSKLCDIRLEEYEHEEPMEEDSSSEEIYNLDYLEKLLAKAAQSKGNNYSNGETSDLGIWKLEKDYDWSKCALGVLPWAH; translated from the exons ATGGCTGTTGctaaaaaggaaaagcccgaggttaaaaagaaaacccctgaaaaaggaaaacaacagaaaaacaaagcTCCCCCCGCCACACCGCCTCCAATCGCAAAACAAAGAACTGTGGTCACCCCTTGGCGAGACAC gcTGGAATTCCGGACGACATACAACTGGTTATTTGGCAAAACCTCGACGCCCGCCAACCGGCGTCAGGCGCTCAGTAAAATCCGCATTTGGAGCCTGCGAAGGGGAAATCTCTGCCCGGCGGCGGTCATGGCCACTTCGGTGCTCGTCCAGGCTCAACTGGAGGACCAGGAGGATCAGGAGGGCAACTCCAAGATACAGAACACCTACGCCAGTGCCTTCACGCGATTCTACAACTTTATGTCCTCCATCATGCAGGGCCACAGCATGAGCAGCATGTACGAAACGGCCAGGGAACTGGGACTCCAGTCGTTCATCGTGGATCTGCGGCACCTGTGCGCCCATGGTCAGGAGCTGCCGCCCGTGCAGGTTCTCAGGAGCACCTCGGAGCACTGCCTGGAGTGGCTGCGCACCTACTACTGGCTGCCGCACAAGGAGAGCATGTCCAATTTGGATGCCGGCAAGCTGCAGCGCAAGGACAAGCTGAAGTTCGAGAAGGCAGTGAGCAATCTTCTAGAGATCTACGACTTGACCCTGGAGTGCCACATCAAAGGCGCCGAGAAACTGAAGGCCATTAGCAAACTCAAGTCCAGCGGGGAATTCAACAAGATACGCGTTTACTCCTCCAGCAAGAAAGCCAAGTCCTCGAAGGAAATACTCAGTGCGGTGGTAAATGATCTCGCTGCATTGGTGAAAAAGGAGTCTTCTTCCATGAAGGATCTGCTGGATATCTATCTATCTTGCCTTCTTAAGATGGAATATTTCCTGGCCATTGGCCTCCAAATCGACGACAACGAGGATGTCCTCATTGCAGCCACTCAGGACCTCTTTAGGCTACTGGCGGTGCAGGGATACATCGAAAAGATGTTTGTCGCCTTGGTTCAGTTGactgaaaacgaaaacgaggCGGAGCAAAGACGACTGGGAGCCAGCTATTGGGCCTCGAAGATGATTGAATCCTTTGGTATGCTGTTCCGCATGAAGCGCATGTACAAAGAGGAACTAGATTTG AACGATAAActaaaaccagtggattttgcaTCGCTCAACACGGATAAGCTTTCGAAAACCATGCGGAGTCTGCTTGTCCATTCGAATGTAGATCCCTCGGTTACCCTTGTTTTTGGGGACAATCCCAAAAAGTCCAGATCCTTGGTTTTTGAGCGGGAGTTTATTATGCAACGCGTTGCTCCCTTCAGCAAATACTCAGCGCCAATACTTAAAGG ATTACTACCGTTGGCAGATCCTCCCTTTAGCAAGTCGCAAGTGGAGGACTTGAGCAAACTCTGCGATATTAGATTGGAGGAATATGAACACGAGGAGCCTATGGAAGAAGACAGTTCTTCGGAGGAGATTTATAATCTAGACTACTTGGAAAAGCTTCTGGCAAAAGCAGCTCAAAGTAAAGGCAATAACTATAGCAATGGTGAAACATCAGACTTGGGCATTTGGAAATTAGAAAAAG aTTACGATTGGTCCAAATGTGCGTTGGGAGTATTACCTTGGgctcattaa
- the LOC108056382 gene encoding immediate early response 3-interacting protein 1 has product MFTLWTLIEASLLCLNAVCILHEERFLAKFGWGRQAGQQDFGAPTAKDQVLNLIRSIRTVAKIPLIFLNIIAIIFKLLLG; this is encoded by the exons ATGTTTACTTTGTGGACGCTGATTGAAGCCTCGCTGCTTTGCCTGAATGCAGTGTGCATCCTGCACGAAGAGCGCTTCCTGGCCAAGT TTGGCTGGGGACGACAAGCTGGTCAGCAGGACTTTGGAGCACCCACGGCCAAGGATCAGGTGCTCAATCTCATCCGTTCGATTCGCACAGTGGCCAAAA TTCCCCTGATATTCCTTAACATAATTGCGATTATATTTAAACTCTTACTTGGTTGA
- the Blos2 gene encoding biogenesis of lysosome-related organelles complex 1 subunit 2: MDKPTTSAAAAAAQDPNLLLDSPQHGPTLSSASSFEALTRHDPNLSRLATKMFNKTEEYITHELNAPLEDYKLLEEMNKATIAKYKDMRQIAENLNTSTSELSLKFQQLAPMMQQIDEISDTVDKLEAAAYKLDAYSIALENRVKCVLQRKSGGGQLTQ, from the coding sequence ATGGATAAACCTACAACcagcgctgctgctgccgcggcACAGGATCCCAATCTGCTCCTGGACTCCCCACAACACGGACCAACTTTGTCCAGTGCCTCCAGTTTCGAGGCTCTGACGCGACACGACCCAAATCTCAGTCGACTGGCCACGAAAATGTTCAACAAAACAGAGGAGTACATCACCCACGAACTCAACGCTCCTCTGGAGGATTACAAGCTGCTGGAGGAGATGAACAAGGCCACCATCGCCAAGTACAAGGATATGCGGCAGATTGCCGAGAATCTGAACACATCGACCAGTGAATTGAGCCTCAAGTTCCAGCAATTGGCTCCGATGATGCAGCAAATCGATGAGATCTCCGATACGGTGGACAAATTGGAGGCGGCGGCCTATAAACTAGATGCCTACAGCATAGCACTGGAAAATCGCGTCAAGTGCGTCCTTCAACGGAAATCGGGAGGCGGTCAACTGACCCAATAA
- the LOC108056358 gene encoding uncharacterized protein: MSETKDRKLKHLFDGSEWNVYEPNILNLGVGAPGTDLLNANCDSFRRATDHCLEREKLENQSLIFQYGPTSGTFEARREISTYFTEMFESPVNCEDLIITTGASHGLHLLLSTMIDFQGFVFVDEYTYMIALDSIKHFSSLTIVPVKLNDDGVDLKDLEEQVSKRRFTSEKKPFWGMYYTIPTYHNPTGILFSPEVCRGIVQLARKFDFLVACDDVYNILHYGEKPTNCRLMSYDDRKDTDFAGHVISNGSFSKILGPGVRLGWLEVPPRLKPILDGSGFARSGGCFNNYTSGIVGSLFELKLAQKQIAVFYEAYKERMLATTQVLRDELPKSCKVVSPSGGYFIWVRIPDQLDSREFLKYCLGNQKIYFIEGTRFSADGQSGKQFFRLSIAFYPKEKLVDGAKRLCQALKDYIANQ; encoded by the exons ATGTCAGAAACCAAAGATCGCAAACTAAAGCACCTTTTCGACGGTAGCGAGTGGAATGTGTATGAACCGAATATATTAAATCTTGGAGTTGGTGCCCCAGGAACGGATCTCCTTAACGCCAACTGCGATAGCTTCAGGAGGGCCACTGATCATTGTCTG GAACGTGAAAAGCTGGAAAATCAGTCACTGATTTTCCAATATGGACCTACAAGTGGTACTTTTGAGGCTCGCCGAGAGATTTCCACCTATTTCACCGAAATGTTTGAGAGCCCCGTAAACTG TGAGGATTTGATAATCACCACAGGAGCTTCCCATGGCCTTCACCTACTTTTGTCCACGATGATAGACTTTCAGGGTTTTGTATTCGTAGATGAGTACACCTATATGATTGCCCTGGATAGTATAAAGCACTTTAGCAGTCTCACAATAGTTCCCGTAAAGCTAAACGACGATGGCGTGGACCTAAAAGATCTTGAGGAGCAGGTTTCCAAACGTCGTTTTACTTCGGAGAAGAAGCCATTCTGGGGAATGTACTACACCATACCCACCTATCATAATCCCACGGGCATTCTATTCTCTCCAG aggtCTGTCGTGGAATTGTTCAGCTGGCCCGCAAGTTCGACTTCCTGGTGGCTTGCGATGATGTGTATAATATCCTTCACTATGGCGAGAAGCCCACCAACTGCCGTCTGATGTCCTATGATGATAGAAAGGATACAGACTTTGCAGGTCATGTTATTTCCAATGGCAGTTTCTCCAAGATTCTGGGTCCTGGCGTTCGCCTGGGCTGGCTGGAGGTTCCTCCGCGTCTTAAGCCAATCTTGGATGGAAGTGGCTTTGCCAGGAGCGGTGGATGCTTCAATAACTACACATCTGGAATTGTGGGAAGTCTCTTCGAGCTGAAGCTAGCTCAAAAGCAAATAGCTGTGTTTTACGAGGCCTACAAGGAGCGAATGCTGGCCACCACGCAGGTTCTTCGAGATGAGCTGCCCAAGAGCTGCAAGGTAGTCAGTCCCTCGGGCGGATACTTCATCTGGGTGCGAATCCCCGATCAACTCGATTCCCGAGAGTTCCTCAAGTACTGCCTGGGAAATCAGAAGATTTACTTTATCGAGGGCACCCGCTTTTCTGCGGATGGTCAAAGTGGCAAGCAATTCTTCCGGCTTTCCATCGCCTTCTATCCCAAAGAAAAGCTGGTGGACGGAGCTAAAAGACTCTGCCAGGCGCTAAAGGATTACATAGCCAACCAATAG
- the LOC108056357 gene encoding proton-coupled amino acid transporter-like protein CG1139 gives MTKNGHSNAAYVSDHADKLELAEKGQKNKAIVAKDPDYNPYHHRTVEHPTSNSETLFHLLKGSLGTGILAMPNAFRNSGYITGSIGTIVIGFICTFCIHQLVKAQYELCRRKKMPSMNYPMVAETAMGEGPKFFRFFAPYIGTVVNTFLLIYQLGTCCVYVVFVASNIKSIVDAVADTNIDVRLCMIIILLPLILINWVRNLKYLAPFSTLANAITMVSFGIICYYIFREPVTTEGKDAFGKPSNFPLFFGTVLFALEAIGVILPLENEMKTPQKFGGSCGVLNVSMVLIVFLYVGMGLFGYLNYGSAVLGSITLNMPEHEVLSMCVKGMLAFAIYITHGLACYVAIDITWNDYVAKRLGAQRNALFWEYAVRTGLVLVTFLLAVAIPNLELFISLFGALCLSALGLAFPALIQICTHWYQTKGIGKAWLVLSNFVLIIVGILGLVIGTYTSLKEIVLTFSE, from the exons ATGACTAAGAATGGACACAGCAATGCGGCTTACGTCAGTGATCATGCGGACAAATTGGAGCTGGCCGAGAAGGGTCAGAAGAACAAGGCCATTGTGGCCAAGGATCCCGACTACAATCCCTACCATCATCGCACTGTGGAGCATCCCACCTC TAACTCGGAGACTCTCTTCCACTTGCTGAAGGGTTCACTGGGAACTGGTATCCTGGCCATGCCGAACGCCTTCCGTAACTCCGGCTATATCACGGGATCCATTGGCACCATTGTCATTGGATTTATTTGCACCTTCTGCATTCATCAGCTGGTCAAGGCTCAGTATGAACTGTGTCGCAGAAAGAAG ATGCCCAGCATGAACTATCCAATGGTGGCAGAGACAGCCATGGGCGAAGGACCAAAATTCTTCCGCTTCTTTGCTCCTTACATTGGCACAGTGGTGAATACTTTCCTGCTGATCTATCAACTGGGCACCTGTTGCGTATATGTGGTCTTTGTGGCCTCCAACATCAAGTCCATTGTGGATGCAGTGGCGGATACAAATATCGATGTGCGACTCTGCATGATCATCATCCTGCTGccattgatcctgatcaactGGGTGCGCAATCTGAAGTATCTGGCTCCGTTCTCCACATTGGCCAACGCCATTACCATGGTCTCCTTCGGCATTATCTGCTACTACATCTTCCGGGAGCCCGTGACCACGGAGGGCAAGGATGCCTTCGGAAAGCCCTCGAACTTCCCGCTCTTCTTCGGCACTGTCCTGTTTGCCCTGGAGGCCATTGGCGTAATCCTTCCGCTGGAGAACGAGATGAAGACCCCGCAGAAGTTCGGTGGCAGCTGTGGTGTCCTCAACGTGTCCATGGTGCTCATTGTCTTCCTCTACGTGGGCATGGGCCTCTTTGGCTATCTCAACTACGGATCCGCGGTGCTGGGTTCCATTACTCTGAATATGCCAGAGCATGAAGT TCTCTCCATGTGCGTCAAGGGCATGCTGGCCTTTGCCATCTATATTACCCACGGACTGGCCTGTTATGTGGCCATCGATATTACCTGGAACGATTATGTGGCCAAGCGTCTGGGCGCCCAGCGAAATGCCCTGTTCTGGGAGTATGCAGTGCGAACTGGCTTGGTCCTAGTCACCT TCCTCTTGGCCGTGGCTATTCCCAACCTGGAGCTGTTCATCTCGCTGTTTGGAGCTCTGTGTCTGTCTGCTTTGGGATTAGCTTTCCCAGCTCTCATCCAGATCTGCACGCATTGGTACCAGACCAAGGGAATCGGAAAGGCCTGGCTAGTGTTGA GCAACTTTGTGCTCATCATTGTGGGCATCCTGGGCCTGGTAATCGGCACATATACCTCGCTCAAGGAGATCGTGCTTACATTCTCCGAGTAG